One segment of Paenibacillus rhizovicinus DNA contains the following:
- a CDS encoding carbohydrate ABC transporter permease: protein MNNKLQQRIIIFSFLLIPVTLMLLFLIYPTIQLFHYSFTDWNGYSKSMTNIGFDNYKKLFLDFPDAWQAIRNNGIYFLIHTLAIPLELMTAVLLNRTLRGSSFFRFTVLMPYIINGVAVGYMFSYFYNPINGPLNGLLHGLGLDFMIKGWLSDLHIVNYSLVAVSLWRFCGVHVILFLAGLQSVPADLYEAAQLDGAGFWKQLRYVTIPGIRRVIEIILFLNVSGALLQYDIPYVMTGGGPGTASSTFGLFSLQTAFTFNNYGLASAMAVSLLLLIVVFSGLQNWIIKDRSE from the coding sequence GTGAACAACAAGCTTCAGCAACGCATCATCATCTTTTCTTTTCTGCTGATTCCGGTCACGTTAATGCTGCTTTTCCTGATTTATCCAACGATCCAATTGTTTCATTACAGCTTCACCGACTGGAACGGCTACAGCAAGTCGATGACGAATATCGGATTCGATAACTATAAGAAGCTGTTTCTGGACTTCCCGGACGCATGGCAGGCGATTCGCAACAACGGCATCTACTTCCTGATCCATACGCTGGCGATCCCGCTTGAACTCATGACCGCCGTACTGTTGAACCGGACGTTAAGAGGAAGCTCGTTCTTTCGGTTCACGGTACTTATGCCGTATATCATCAACGGGGTTGCGGTAGGTTATATGTTTAGTTATTTCTATAATCCGATTAATGGGCCGTTGAACGGACTGCTGCACGGGCTAGGGTTGGATTTCATGATCAAGGGCTGGCTCAGCGACCTGCATATCGTGAATTACTCGCTCGTGGCCGTGTCTTTGTGGCGGTTCTGCGGCGTGCATGTCATCCTGTTTCTCGCAGGCTTGCAGTCCGTTCCGGCGGATTTGTACGAGGCTGCGCAGCTTGACGGCGCGGGATTCTGGAAGCAGCTGCGCTACGTCACCATTCCCGGCATCCGCCGCGTCATTGAAATCATCTTGTTCCTTAACGTGTCCGGCGCGCTGCTTCAATACGATATTCCTTACGTCATGACGGGCGGGGGCCCCGGAACGGCGAGCAGCACCTTCGGACTCTTCTCCCTGCAAACCGCCTTTACGTTCAATAACTACGGTTTGGCTTCGGCAATGGCGGTTAGTTTGCTTCTATTAATCGTCGTGTTCTCGGGACTTCAAAACTGGATCATCAAAGACAGGAGCGAGTAA
- a CDS encoding carbohydrate ABC transporter permease — protein MELSAKKRGALASGATYYGNFILMTAIVFIPILLVVFGSFKTEQELGATSPFSLPANWFNLDNYINAYHDGGMLVGLKNTVLLVAGSLLGNVLLGTMTAYILNRFDFKLKKAVIALFLLAMIIPAYTTEIARFQLIHALHLYNSLGAPTMIYIGTDIMQIYIYIQFLEKISTQLDESAMLDGATYFRIFRSIIFPLLLPATATLGILKSVTIMNDIYVQNLYMPNKHLATLPTSLMSFVSERSSNLPELCAGIMLVLLPSIIFYIVFQRYIFKGLMDGAVKG, from the coding sequence ATGGAACTTTCTGCGAAGAAACGGGGAGCACTGGCCAGCGGCGCGACGTACTACGGCAATTTCATCTTAATGACTGCCATCGTGTTTATTCCGATTCTGTTAGTCGTGTTCGGATCATTCAAGACGGAGCAAGAGCTCGGGGCGACTTCGCCGTTCTCCTTGCCTGCGAACTGGTTCAATCTCGATAACTATATCAACGCTTATCATGACGGGGGCATGCTGGTCGGATTGAAGAACACGGTCCTGCTTGTCGCAGGCAGTCTGCTCGGCAATGTGCTGCTCGGCACGATGACCGCTTATATTCTGAACCGCTTTGATTTTAAGCTGAAGAAAGCGGTCATCGCACTGTTCCTGCTGGCGATGATTATCCCTGCGTATACGACCGAAATCGCCCGATTCCAGCTCATTCACGCGCTGCATTTATACAATTCGCTGGGCGCGCCGACCATGATTTATATCGGTACCGACATTATGCAGATCTATATTTACATTCAGTTTTTGGAGAAAATCTCGACGCAGCTGGACGAAAGCGCAATGCTGGACGGCGCTACCTATTTCAGAATTTTTCGCTCGATTATTTTCCCGCTGCTCCTTCCTGCGACGGCAACCTTGGGGATTTTGAAAAGCGTGACCATTATGAACGACATCTACGTGCAAAACCTGTACATGCCGAACAAACATCTCGCCACGCTGCCTACGTCGCTCATGAGCTTCGTCAGCGAGCGCAGCTCCAACTTGCCAGAGCTTTGCGCGGGTATTATGCTGGTTCTGCTGCCAAGCATCATTTTCTACATCGTATTTCAACGCTATATTTTCAAAGGCTTGATGGATGGCGCGGTAAAAGGATAG
- a CDS encoding response regulator transcription factor translates to MMIVDDEPLVRLALHHMIDWSSLGIRIAVEAGNGVEAMSSLEQMPDIDILVVDIEMPRMNGIELLKTLSASGRARDLAIVVLSAYNNYSYVREAFLLGAMDYVVKTDMDEEHIFPVFTKVVQALSQSRKEAGPNASAESADDMRQRGQERDAFIKQLLSGERQPEGGLAAGTLASDDLLLCGFHQMVLVLRTSGNDDLRDLPVLIQQTMQTILAAMPLAAEIYYKGEGEYVLFCSFANDRSASSVNGKVHSFFATVHTRLKQYANVTAAMGMSELGLGKKYAWHQLYHQASSAAAMRYYRGFGVLLEYEGGGKPSAEQETLVHSLLQQLAAYRTELAEALQNPDEAAWPEMLLKVRKLIPRLTASMDPEQMKAWFVDTVWETGGLLYAKGIRWAQLQGVASDPVDTVRQMETMERSLAWLKELLGCVHGALHQGREQPAYSMLVTKVKKFLEDHYREEISQSAISEVVGVSETYISKQFSKELGCSYMNYLTQLRINEAKKLLKAGFKIAEVSSKVGYSNHEHFSRVFKKITGQNPKAYRESELLTASAISNPREQP, encoded by the coding sequence ATGATGATCGTGGATGACGAGCCGCTGGTTAGGCTTGCGCTGCACCATATGATCGACTGGAGCTCTCTTGGCATTCGCATTGCGGTCGAAGCCGGCAATGGCGTGGAAGCGATGTCGAGCCTGGAACAGATGCCGGACATCGATATCCTGGTCGTCGACATCGAGATGCCCCGAATGAACGGCATCGAATTGTTAAAGACGTTATCGGCGTCGGGACGAGCGCGGGATCTGGCGATCGTCGTACTGAGCGCCTATAACAACTACAGTTACGTGCGCGAAGCTTTCCTGCTCGGGGCCATGGATTATGTGGTCAAAACCGACATGGACGAGGAACATATCTTTCCCGTATTCACGAAGGTCGTTCAGGCGCTAAGCCAATCCCGTAAAGAGGCAGGGCCTAACGCGAGTGCCGAATCGGCCGACGACATGCGGCAGCGCGGCCAAGAACGGGACGCATTCATAAAGCAGCTTTTATCGGGAGAGCGGCAGCCGGAAGGCGGTTTAGCGGCCGGTACGCTGGCGTCGGACGACCTGCTATTATGCGGATTTCATCAGATGGTGCTGGTGCTGCGGACCTCGGGCAATGACGATCTGCGGGATCTCCCGGTTCTCATTCAACAGACGATGCAGACGATTCTTGCTGCCATGCCGCTTGCGGCGGAAATCTACTATAAAGGCGAAGGCGAATACGTGCTATTCTGTTCGTTCGCCAATGATCGCAGCGCGTCCAGCGTCAACGGGAAGGTTCATTCGTTCTTCGCGACGGTGCATACGCGCTTGAAGCAGTATGCGAATGTTACCGCTGCCATGGGCATGAGCGAGCTGGGACTGGGCAAGAAATACGCTTGGCATCAGTTGTATCACCAAGCCAGCAGCGCGGCGGCCATGCGCTATTATAGAGGCTTCGGCGTTCTGCTCGAGTACGAAGGCGGCGGTAAACCTTCGGCCGAGCAAGAGACGCTCGTTCATTCGCTGCTTCAGCAGCTGGCGGCATACAGGACGGAGCTGGCGGAAGCGCTGCAAAATCCGGATGAAGCGGCATGGCCGGAAATGCTCCTTAAAGTGAGAAAGCTCATTCCCCGGTTAACGGCAAGCATGGATCCGGAGCAAATGAAAGCGTGGTTCGTCGACACCGTCTGGGAGACCGGCGGACTGCTGTATGCCAAAGGGATTCGCTGGGCGCAGCTGCAAGGCGTCGCTTCGGATCCGGTGGATACGGTTCGGCAAATGGAAACGATGGAACGGTCGCTTGCCTGGCTCAAGGAGCTGCTCGGCTGCGTGCACGGCGCGCTTCACCAGGGGCGGGAGCAGCCGGCTTACAGCATGCTGGTGACCAAAGTGAAGAAGTTCCTCGAGGACCATTATCGGGAAGAGATCAGCCAAAGCGCGATCAGCGAGGTCGTCGGCGTCAGCGAGACGTACATCAGCAAGCAATTCTCCAAAGAGCTCGGCTGCAGCTATATGAATTACCTGACACAATTGCGAATAAACGAAGCGAAGAAATTGTTGAAAGCAGGCTTTAAAATCGCCGAGGTTTCCAGCAAAGTCGGTTACTCGAATCATGAGCATTTCAGCCGCGTTTTCAAAAAGATAACCGGTCAGAATCCAAAGGCTTATCGGGAAAGCGAACTATTGACTGCTTCGGCGATAAGCAATCCGAGGGAACAACCGTGA
- a CDS encoding sugar phosphate isomerase/epimerase family protein, producing MSIRIFKSLWGMEQLSYRESIERIAAAGYDGVEATVPPPEHEREFAELLHEHRLDYIALIGSTGQTLSAHEESFARGIERAAALNPLLAISHSARDCMSFEEQLQFFRSALRSQSAAGLPVGHETHRHRAMYTPWNTAKLLEELPDLRITADFSHWCCVCESLLEDQAEALRIACERTIHIHARVGHAQGPQVPHPGAPEYAQELAAHEAWWRTILQARQSSGFETTTLTPEYGPPGYMQTLPFTRQPVSDLWDTCLWMGERIRKSFR from the coding sequence ATGAGTATTCGAATCTTTAAATCATTATGGGGAATGGAACAGTTGTCCTATCGGGAAAGCATCGAACGAATCGCGGCCGCGGGCTACGACGGCGTAGAAGCAACCGTTCCCCCGCCGGAACATGAACGCGAATTCGCGGAACTCTTGCATGAACATCGATTGGACTACATCGCGCTGATCGGCTCGACCGGTCAAACCTTAAGCGCCCACGAGGAGTCATTCGCGAGAGGAATCGAACGGGCCGCCGCATTGAACCCGCTTCTCGCCATTTCCCATAGTGCCCGGGATTGCATGTCGTTCGAGGAACAGCTCCAATTCTTCCGTTCGGCGCTTCGGTCCCAATCGGCAGCCGGCTTGCCCGTCGGGCATGAAACCCATCGCCATCGCGCCATGTACACGCCGTGGAACACGGCCAAACTGCTGGAAGAATTGCCGGATTTGCGCATAACGGCCGATTTCAGCCATTGGTGCTGCGTCTGCGAATCCTTGCTCGAAGACCAGGCGGAAGCGCTGCGGATTGCTTGCGAGCGCACGATTCATATCCATGCGCGAGTCGGTCACGCGCAAGGCCCGCAGGTTCCGCATCCAGGCGCACCGGAATACGCGCAAGAGCTGGCCGCGCACGAAGCATGGTGGAGAACCATTCTTCAAGCCCGCCAATCGTCCGGCTTCGAAACGACGACGCTCACGCCGGAATACGGACCTCCCGGCTATATGCAGACGCTCCCCTTCACCCGCCAGCCCGTGTCCGATTTATGGGACACTTGCCTTTGGATGGGGGAGCGTATACGGAAGTCGTTCCGTTAG
- a CDS encoding AraC family transcriptional regulator produces the protein MDHLFQLPDLYSAIRIPGMEYAVQQAGWSYPDHRHPYFEFLFCISGEMEQWVNGRMYRMYPGDAIIIQSEMLHRTETRMDCSYFDFHFEVEVNVIHMIFQLAAEPLLRSEAYPYVSEWVFRFINRFGEQLQTMMAAEKKQGAAMMDEMSASVSQLQIHSSILNFIGELASDLIHVQHRLHPSSGIKPSQMKLAREAAYWMEYHLHTPINISALAARLNVHRTYLHECFKLVYGVSPSVFHQRIRIREAKKMLQTSNASIEEIAHSLCYSSASHFSHAFRTASGVSPQRFRSANGPSAKPAPK, from the coding sequence ATGGATCATTTGTTTCAGCTGCCCGATTTGTACAGCGCCATTCGCATTCCGGGCATGGAGTATGCCGTACAGCAAGCCGGATGGAGCTACCCCGATCATCGCCATCCCTATTTCGAGTTTCTGTTCTGCATTTCTGGGGAGATGGAACAATGGGTGAACGGAAGAATGTATCGGATGTATCCCGGAGACGCGATTATCATTCAATCGGAAATGCTGCATCGTACGGAAACGCGGATGGATTGCAGTTATTTCGATTTCCATTTCGAAGTGGAGGTCAACGTCATCCATATGATCTTCCAACTGGCAGCCGAACCTTTGCTTCGCAGCGAAGCTTATCCTTACGTGTCGGAATGGGTATTCCGATTCATCAATCGGTTCGGCGAGCAATTGCAGACGATGATGGCGGCCGAGAAGAAGCAAGGCGCCGCGATGATGGACGAAATGTCCGCCTCCGTCAGCCAGCTGCAAATTCATTCCAGCATCTTGAATTTCATCGGAGAGCTGGCTTCGGATCTCATCCATGTCCAGCACCGCCTGCATCCTTCATCCGGCATCAAGCCCTCGCAGATGAAGCTGGCGCGGGAAGCCGCCTACTGGATGGAATATCACCTGCATACGCCGATCAATATTTCGGCCTTGGCTGCGCGATTGAATGTCCACCGGACCTACTTGCACGAATGCTTCAAACTCGTTTACGGCGTTTCGCCCTCCGTCTTTCACCAGCGGATTCGCATCCGCGAAGCCAAGAAGATGCTGCAAACCTCCAACGCCAGCATCGAAGAGATCGCCCATTCGCTTTGCTATTCGTCGGCCAGTCATTTCAGCCATGCCTTCCGGACAGCATCGGGCGTTTCTCCCCAGCGATTCCGCAGCGCGAACGGGCCTTCGGCGAAGCCTGCACCGAAGTAA
- a CDS encoding alpha/beta hydrolase has protein sequence MRVYPFVFPGPRTPADFQHHAAYLASKGVVAICVDYRNGHDEGFTPIQAICDVKSAVRWVREHAADIGVDPEKIVVCGSSAGGYISVSAIMFEHMNNDGDHLSTNHMPNALVIFGAGMDAVDIMTRRYPELLEQAREMSPYHNVKHCLPPTLWMIGTADDLLEQNRDFVARMAAAGNDIAWVAYDGMEHGFFLHGRHENRPLEATKMKIEEFLKSIALIHA, from the coding sequence GTGCGGGTATATCCATTCGTCTTTCCAGGCCCCCGAACGCCGGCGGATTTTCAGCACCATGCAGCGTATCTAGCCTCAAAGGGCGTTGTCGCGATCTGCGTCGATTATCGGAACGGCCATGATGAAGGGTTTACTCCGATTCAAGCGATCTGCGACGTCAAATCCGCCGTTCGGTGGGTGCGCGAGCATGCAGCGGATATCGGGGTCGACCCTGAGAAGATCGTTGTATGCGGGTCGTCGGCCGGCGGGTATATCTCCGTGTCCGCCATCATGTTCGAGCACATGAATAATGACGGCGACCATCTGAGTACGAATCATATGCCGAACGCATTGGTGATTTTCGGTGCAGGAATGGATGCAGTCGACATCATGACAAGACGCTATCCCGAGCTGCTCGAGCAAGCGCGCGAAATGTCGCCTTACCACAACGTGAAGCATTGTTTGCCGCCCACGTTATGGATGATCGGAACCGCGGACGATCTTCTCGAACAGAATAGAGACTTCGTAGCCCGAATGGCGGCGGCAGGCAACGACATCGCCTGGGTAGCCTACGACGGCATGGAGCATGGGTTCTTCCTGCATGGCAGACATGAGAATCGCCCATTGGAAGCTACTAAGATGAAGATCGAGGAATTCTTGAAATCGATCGCCTTGATTCATGCGTGA
- a CDS encoding methyltransferase domain-containing protein: MDFNKLLSLNMGNYTRQFPLKNSFGNVFPVLNDQLLSGFLQIDEKDTVLDIGGGSNPFHRANVVTEPFLNRNSHRGGMSVPASFDYVECFAEKLPFDDKSFDFVISRQVFEHTVSPKDACEEMMRVGKRGFIETPQKIFELLLGPNPSHNWFVTLQGDTIVFERRMFIRHPFRHLSMSAVPSSPEMQMLAHWEFKNISNVQYYWENRIKYEVIDHEGGFDYNNPDHASQSHLDVAICSLLLGGYYLPHREADALEAVRLKPDWALARNTLGVIQWKMGKLDKAKQAFEAALLLENRDEYRHNAALIEGDVPVVVDFEDTLGMDERFYAKYSKTGHFDMMSYLFKTHA, translated from the coding sequence ATGGACTTCAATAAATTGTTATCCTTGAATATGGGAAATTACACGCGCCAATTCCCATTGAAGAACTCGTTCGGAAACGTATTTCCCGTTCTGAACGACCAGCTGTTGAGCGGCTTTCTCCAAATTGATGAGAAGGATACCGTGCTCGATATCGGCGGCGGATCCAACCCTTTTCATCGGGCGAATGTCGTGACGGAGCCCTTCTTAAACCGCAATTCGCATCGGGGCGGAATGAGCGTTCCCGCTTCTTTTGACTATGTGGAATGTTTTGCGGAGAAGCTGCCTTTCGACGATAAAAGCTTTGATTTCGTCATCTCCAGACAAGTATTCGAACATACCGTCTCGCCCAAGGACGCCTGCGAAGAAATGATGCGGGTCGGGAAGCGCGGCTTTATCGAAACCCCGCAAAAAATATTCGAGCTTCTATTGGGCCCTAATCCATCGCATAACTGGTTCGTGACCCTGCAAGGAGATACCATCGTGTTCGAACGGCGCATGTTCATCCGCCACCCGTTCCGGCATCTATCCATGAGCGCCGTTCCATCGTCGCCGGAGATGCAAATGCTGGCTCATTGGGAATTCAAAAATATAAGCAACGTGCAGTATTATTGGGAGAATCGCATCAAGTACGAAGTAATCGATCATGAGGGCGGGTTCGACTACAACAATCCGGATCACGCCTCGCAGTCGCATCTCGACGTTGCGATCTGTTCGCTGCTGTTAGGCGGCTACTACTTGCCGCACCGGGAAGCGGACGCGCTCGAAGCCGTTCGCTTAAAGCCGGATTGGGCGTTGGCTAGGAATACGCTCGGCGTCATCCAATGGAAGATGGGCAAGCTGGACAAAGCAAAGCAAGCGTTCGAAGCCGCGCTTCTGTTGGAAAACCGAGACGAATATCGCCACAATGCAGCTTTAATAGAAGGAGACGTACCGGTTGTGGTTGATTTTGAAGATACGCTCGGCATGGATGAGCGATTCTATGCCAAGTACAGTAAAACGGGGCATTTCGATATGATGAGCTATTTGTTTAAAACTCACGCATGA
- a CDS encoding glycoside hydrolase family 32 protein has translation MGQQYRPTYHFLPERNWMNDPNGTIFFEGYYHLFYQYNPYGDKWGTIHWGHARSLDLVHWEHLPIALYPSNELGEVHCFSGCAVQDGTEARIFYTSIGDGERNAATGAEQWMATSTDGLMTWTKHPGNPVLTSELHDGADVREWRDPFVWRQGEEWLMVTGGAYEGKGCVTIYKSADLEQWSFLNFLYIDPEVSLCECPLVYRQDDRYVLIYSPGGVVKYLTGKLSDTYQLIPETQGIVDHSGWEGYYAPNLLTDDRNRCILFGWMPDVARGEFTGADGWSGVQALPRVMELTASGRLAMRPVPELQRLRGQHAGRESLAAEGDRWIAGLQGRTVELLAEFDLAGAASPFGIGVLRSEDGREETRIVVDPAAKQITIDRSDSSLSPLTHKTPISGDFEAKDGRLKLHVFVDRTTVEVFCNETTCLSARIYPMQEQGAGVSLFGEAARSAMAGFDMWELTATQSE, from the coding sequence ATGGGACAACAATATCGGCCAACCTATCATTTCCTGCCGGAACGCAATTGGATGAACGATCCGAACGGGACGATTTTCTTCGAAGGGTACTATCATCTCTTCTATCAATACAATCCGTACGGCGACAAGTGGGGAACCATTCATTGGGGGCATGCGCGCAGCTTGGACCTCGTGCATTGGGAGCATCTGCCGATCGCGCTTTACCCGTCGAACGAGCTTGGCGAAGTTCACTGCTTCTCCGGCTGCGCCGTACAGGACGGCACGGAAGCTAGAATCTTCTATACGAGCATCGGCGATGGCGAGCGAAACGCGGCGACGGGCGCCGAACAGTGGATGGCGACGAGCACGGACGGGCTGATGACTTGGACGAAGCATCCGGGCAACCCTGTCCTTACGTCGGAGCTTCATGACGGCGCCGATGTTCGGGAATGGCGGGATCCCTTCGTATGGCGGCAAGGCGAGGAATGGCTGATGGTTACCGGAGGCGCCTATGAAGGCAAAGGCTGCGTGACGATCTACAAGTCTGCCGATCTCGAACAGTGGTCGTTTCTGAACTTCCTATACATCGACCCCGAGGTCTCGTTGTGCGAATGTCCGCTTGTATATCGGCAAGACGACCGGTATGTGCTTATCTATTCCCCCGGCGGCGTCGTGAAGTACTTAACGGGCAAACTCTCGGATACCTATCAACTGATTCCCGAAACGCAAGGAATCGTCGATCATTCGGGCTGGGAAGGCTATTATGCGCCTAATTTGCTTACCGATGATCGGAACAGATGCATTCTGTTCGGCTGGATGCCCGACGTTGCGCGGGGAGAATTCACAGGCGCCGATGGCTGGTCGGGCGTTCAGGCACTGCCGAGAGTCATGGAGCTGACGGCTTCGGGCCGGCTTGCGATGAGGCCGGTGCCGGAATTGCAGCGGCTGCGCGGACAGCATGCCGGACGGGAGTCGCTCGCCGCGGAAGGCGATCGCTGGATCGCGGGCCTTCAAGGGAGAACGGTGGAACTGCTCGCGGAGTTCGACCTTGCCGGCGCAGCGTCGCCGTTCGGAATCGGCGTCCTGCGCTCCGAGGACGGCCGGGAGGAGACCCGTATTGTCGTTGATCCGGCCGCGAAGCAAATCACGATCGACCGAAGCGATTCAAGCTTGTCGCCGCTGACGCACAAGACGCCGATATCCGGCGATTTCGAGGCGAAAGACGGACGGCTGAAGCTCCACGTCTTCGTGGATCGTACGACGGTCGAAGTGTTCTGCAACGAGACGACCTGCTTGTCCGCCAGAATCTATCCGATGCAGGAGCAAGGCGCGGGCGTATCGCTGTTCGGGGAAGCTGCGCGCTCCGCGATGGCCGGGTTCGATATGTGGGAGCTGACTGCAACGCAATCCGAATAA